The nucleotide window cGAGCTGGTTGTGGAGTTCGCTCGaggctttttttgttattttttttgctttgataagttttttaaatttatatttttaaattagcttGTAATAAACTTATTGATAGAACCCGAATCCAGGGTTTCATAGGTTGCAAGATTTTTAAGATTTGACCATGTTGAGAATGTTGTCcaggttttcttggttttacagatgtttacaatttcatcacctatgattttcttaatctttataatttggtccttattattttaattgatgtttattttatttggaattattttttattttttttcattaaattgcatcattcttaggttttttctatcaattttatcttcattctttatgttttttttgtaaatttttttcattaatacttTTCTACCAATCTaatcatttgaaattaaattggttgaaaattatgCTTCTTGATTGAATTTGGGTAAAAAATTTCAAGGGATACGACTTTTAGAGATTAAATCAGGTTTAAGAGAtttgccatgttttttttttccttttcctataTTGaaattgtcttatttttttaacctattattttttatatatataaaaaaattgttcgaCCCCATGGCAATGCCAACATATCTAGTTATAGACTAAATGAGATATAAACCACACTCtttatttaacatattaataCGAAATACGGAGGTTTCAACGTATAGTTATATTTATTCAGGCAATTTCActctattttttgttaaaacaagTATGGTATAGCAAattaatcatgattttttttaaagcaggGCATGTAATTAATGCTTTTAACATGAAAGAAATCAAGAATGCtccttcttttaaattttatcactaACCCACAATATAATTGATTCTCGATTTTTGAAGTTGGAAGCCACAATAAATTAATAGCTTTTTAACATGTTACTCACCACATGCATTAACCTAATCTTAAACTTTTTACATTACATGTAACCATATAATAGAAGAATTAGCATTCTTCATTACCTCCACACTCGAACTCGACTCAATCAttctttgtttaaaaataaaagcttttaatattttttttaaaaaaggctgCTAAGTGCTAATCAATGTTTCTTAAGTAAAACATGAAATCATGCTCTTAACATGATAttaattatgagtttgaatCCACATAATTAGCTTATAATgcgttaatttcattttaaacgCCATGATCTTCAACTTCAAGTGGCAAATAATTTGTCAACATAGATATATATTCGTATAAAGTGAACTCTCACAGGCTTAGTTTTGTTGGTAACTATTAAGTATTctccatatttttatattttattgaagttttttttagtgcaatCAAAAGCTTATCCAAACATCCTattgtaccaaaaaaaaaagttatatcaaCATCACTAAAGTTGATTTAAAGATATTTATCATGTAAGTCccaaaaagttattattttaatgctcgAATCCTCccgataaaataattaatttcttgaaaaatatatcaCTCCGAACATGGATGTGATTTTTTCAGTGCAATCAAATTAAAGCTTATACTAACATCcttttgtacaaaaaaaatttatatcaacATCACTAAAGTTGATTTGAAGATATTGATCCTGTAAGTCccaaaaagttattattttaatgctcgAATCCTCccgataaaataattaatttcttgaaaaatatattagtcCGAACATGGATGTGATTTTTTCAGTgcaatcaaatcaaaagtttataCTAACatttttttgtacaaaaaaaagttatatcaaCATCACTAAAGTTGATTTGAAGATATTGATTATATAAATCccaaaaagttattattttaatgctcgAATCctcccaataaaataattaatttcttgaaaaatatatcaGTCCGAACATGGATGTGATTTTTTCAGTGGAATCAAATCAAAAGCTTATCCTAACATCTTTTtgtaccaaaaagaaaaaagttatatcaACATCACTAAAGTTGATTTGAAGATAAAGatcatgttattattttttataacaaagcAATCCAATGGAGCCCACCTAGAATTAAAATGTAAGTCCCAAAAAGTAAGTAAATGTAAAATGGCATAATTTATTAGTAACAAGCTATTAACTTGTTAATTTAAAATGGGAGAATGATTcgttcatgttggtttttttttttaaatcaagtgaAAGTGGAACAATGTAATTTAAAATCTAGTTGAtacagtaaaaatataaattaatttaaaaaaattaaaataatattattttaattaatagagCATAACTCGTGATCTAGATTTTTCACGTAGTCTTGGTAACCAAGGAGTTGAATTTTGATGACTAGATGTAACTTCAACATGTTCTCTGCTTCATATCCACAAAACTTGggttagagaaaaacaaatatcacaAACATTTCTGACCCataataaagtaatttttttctctagaaAATGCCAAAGAACtctcttcattttatttatgtcaagtagttaatcaaatcaaattaaccaCTGAATTAAGGTCTGAATTAAGCTATGAGCATAACTTTGATGCATGCTCATAGCATAATGTACAAATAATGCGCACATAATTTTCCACTGAATTAAGGTGATTTAAACGGAGATATTTATTGCCCTATTCCTCTCAGCAAAATGGTTTCCTTCTTGGAGGGTGGGAGGGTGGGTGTCTGTGGTGTTTGTTTTGGAATAATTTCTTGATGACTTTTTTGGTGCAAAAGAACGAAAGGACGAAAGGGTTCCCCTTTTGCACGTAACTATCACTCTTGACTCGATCGGCTCCCATCAAGAGAGAGATGTACTCACGCTGTGATTCCCTTTTTAACATGCTTCTTCTAGATTAATTGATaacattttaacttttttttataaaaaaaattcttcatacAATATCATCTTAAATTTATGGGGATCAATATCAATAcatgtttgatattgtaataataattatttttaaaaatatattttacttaaaaatatattaagataatatcttttgttattttttaaaatttatttgttacgGTAACAAAACTGCATAAATTCAAAGTAGCATGAAAAGAATCATATTTAACAAACTATGTCATTgtctttctattattattttaaaggttatttttaaaaatatatcttatttaaaaatatattaaaataatatattttttatttttaaaaatttatttttatattaacacataaaaaaattaaaaaacattattatttttttaaaattttaaaacacaaaagttttttaaaataacgaTTCTCATCACATCATCTTGTAAACTGGAAATTAATGGTCAGAAACAGTGTCCCACCTAAAGTATGATAAGATCAGCATTCACCTAACGTATGATAAGATCAGCACCCATCAAATACCATCCCCACCATTTGTGGGGCCCACCCCACCATCCACATGATCTCTCTCTTACATCAATCGTTCTTTTGGGATTTCTATGGTATTGGCCTCAAAACTTGCCTTTCTCCTCTGGTTAACTGATATTGACATGTTTTGACCACAAGCCTTTTgctaatgttttcttttttgatccTTCCACTATACATTCTATCTTAATTTGATCCTCGTCCTATTTGCTAATGTTGACCAATGCTAAAACCACTACTATAAATATTCTATTAACTAGTTGAAAAGAAACATTCCTTCCTGCTTAAAGAATCTTGAGTGGGTCTAAACTCCATATGAATGGCTGTTCTTTTAGCAAATTTTCATTCCAATGTAATGTTTgatgatttataaataaattattgtctATTCCTTGATTTATGAATGTGATTATAATTTAGTCTTTCATGTTCAAAAATCTACCACTAAATAAGTGTTTGATAATACGGTACAtagtactttttaaaaatattatttaattaaaaatacattaaaataatatgttttcaaaaaaaaaataacatcgacatattaaaaacattgaaaaccacataaaaaacatcaatttgatgcttttACAACTACTACTAGATGAGCTAAAAAGAAAGTTCTAATTAGCATTATAGCCCCGCGTTAGGTTACAAagctttatttgtttattcttatgACTTTTAATACAAAGGGGTATAATATTGTGCAAGTGATATTTGTCCTCAAGTGTATAAAAATCTTCCTAAATATTTGGCACAATCtcatatttgataaatttgaaatcattgataatttagatttgaaaaaacaatttttgatGTCAACATCATGATCATCTTGTTCAATAGATGGGATTAATTCATCAGTTTCAAGtaacatctttcaatatttctaGGAGTATAAAAATCTTCTAAAAGCTTACATGTTTCCATcaccattaatattttataataaatatttatcactTATTAATATcgtgtaagagatatttgttCCTCACTTAATGTAATGTAAGaattatttatcctttattattgaTATAAGAAGGAAATGACTTTTTAGATCATTCACTCCAGCAAAATGACAAGGTTCAGGGGCTATAAATACTCATTAAACCATCCAGGTAAAAGGTTTacaatcttcattctttattgcatacatattttttaattatttgtttatataatgtaatagttaaattatttcttattttaaatagaataaggaaaaatgaaaaatcaaagtatatAAATTGAAAGATTGATAAGcaagaaaagcatttttttttttaaaaaagtactaCTGTATCTGTTAGCACAAAGACTTGCTGCAAAAATGTCATTTTTGGAAATTAGTACTGCCGTGTTTCCAACGCTCACTCGTGTGGAAATGAAGATTGGTTCTCTCTTGTTGATGCTGAAAGAGAAAGATCTTGAGGGCAAGAACCTTCAAACTCCAATCTCCATTGTTTGTCAGTTTACTAGTAACTGTCTATTGCCAGAACTGGATTGGATTGAAGTGGACATACGAAGGCGATGATGACTCTTTAACTCTGCATGCCCACTTGCTTAGGCTGTGAGTAAACTACGAGTGTAAATTATTAAGAAGTTTTCTTCCGATTTTGTGGCTTTGAATTTCttggaaattatattttagtggGCAAAGCAATCTTCGCATAAATCTCATTGCTAAATACAATTTGGAAAAACATCTCTGAACATTCAAATTAAGCTGtcacgatttttttttttttatcttgctaTAAATATTCCTCGTATGGAAATGGATTGGACATAAGAAGGTGAAGATGACTTTgtttatcaatattttatttcaattatgtaTACATAATCccatagtttaaattattttttatttaaaatagaaaagggaAAAATCAAAGTATATCAATTGAAGGAATggaaagaatttttaaaaaacaaaatattactaATCAAGATGTATAAATACTTCCATCGGTTTTTATtcttactttatttatttttatttttaaatcctgGAAAAGGTATTATTCATATTATGTTTCTGTAGCGTTTAATGCTTCTCCCAGTGACTTTGATTTCGTCAGTATACAATCTAACTGTAGCGCTTGTCTATATATACTACTAATAATGCCTTTCTTTACTTCTCATCTTAAATTCCCAGGTAGTTGTACTTTCGAATCCTGTAAGGCCAGCCAACATGGGGTTTTCACCACTGTCCCTCTCTCAATATCTCTCGTTCTTTCTGCTTCTCTTCCATTTCCATTCAACAATTTCATCTCCACTTTCCTCAAATTACTCCTCTTCTTCTCATTTGTGTGTTCATCGCCAATCTCTTTCTCTCCTTCAATTCAAACAATCCTTCTTCATTCAAAATAGTTCAGCTTTATCGGAGTACTATTGTCCACATCCCTTTCCAAAAACAGAGTCATGGAAAGAGGGTACAGACTGCTGCTTGTGGGATGGGATCACTTGTGACCTGAAAACCGGGCATGTCACTGGACTGGACCTCTCCTGCAGCATGCTTTACGGCACCCTCCATCCCAAtaattctctcttctctctccatCATCTTCAACAGCTCGACCTCTCTTTCAATGATTTCAACTTCTCCCAAATTTCTTCTCGATTTGGCCAGTTCTCCAGTCTAACACATCTTAACCTAAGTGGTTCAGATCTTGCAGGCCAAGTTCCATTAGAAGTCTCTCACCTCTCTAAATTGGTTTCACTTGATCTCTCTAGAAACTACGGTCTAAGTCTAGAACCAATTTGTTTTGACAAGCTTGTTCGAAACCTAACCAAGCTTGGAGAACTCCATCTGAGTTGGGTAAACATGTCACTAGTTGTTCCTGATTCCTTGATGAATCTGTCTTCTTCTCTGTCATCACTCAAACTAAAAGTCTGTAGATTGCAAAGAAAACTCCCATCCTCAATGGGAAGATTTAAGCACCTCCGGTACTTGGATCTTGGAGGGAACAGTCTTACTGGTGCAATTCCATATGATTTTGAGCAGCTCACTGAGTTGGTATCACTTGATCTCTCTGGAAACGGCTATCTAAGTCTAGAACCAATTTCCTTTGACAAGCTTGTTCGAAACCTAACCAAGCTTAGAGAACTCGATCTGAGTTCGGTAGACATGTCACTACTTGTTCCCGATTCCTTGATGAATCTGTCTTCTTCTCTGTCATCACTCAAACTCATTGCCTGTAGATTGCAAGGAAAACTCCCATCCTCAATGGGGAAATTTAAGCACCTCCAGTACTTGCATCTTCGAGGGAACAATCTTACTGGTTCAATTCCATATGATTTTGAGCAACTCATTGAGTTGGTTTCACTTGATCTCTCTGAAAACTACTATCTAAGTCCAGAACCAATTTGTTTTGACAAGCTTGTTCGAAACCTAACCAAGCTTAGAGAACTCAATTTGGCTTCTGTAAATATGTCTTTGGTTGCACCTAATTCCTTGACGAATCTGTCCTCTTCTTTGTCATCTCTCTCCCTCAGTAACTGTGGTTTGCAGGGGAAATTCCCGGGTAACATCTTTCTCCTCCCGAACCTTGAATTTCTCTATTTGTCACAAAACAAAGGCCTCACTGGCTCTTTTCCTTCGTCCAATTTGAGTAATGTCCTCTCTCTGTTAGGTCTTTCTAATACAAGACTTTCAGTTTATTTAGAAAACGACTTAATCAGCAATCTAAAGTCATTAAAATATATGTCTCTTTGTAATTGTAACATTACAAGGTCAGATCTAGCTCTGCTTGGTAATCTCACAcagcttatttttttagatctcTCGAGTAATAATTTAAGCGGTCAGATTCCATCTTCACTTGGAAACCTTCTCCAACTCCGTTACTTGCTTCTTGGTTCCAATAAATTTAGAGGTCAAGTTCCAGATTCTTTGAGTAACCTAGTCAATCTTTCATATTTAGATTTATCAGATAATCAACTAGTAGGCCCAATCCATTCTCAATTAAATACCCTTTCAAAACTAGAGAGTCTATGTTTATATAGTAACTTGTTCAATGGAACAATACCATCCTTTTTGTTTGCTCTTCCTTCTCTACAATCTCTTAAccttcataaaaattatttcataggCAATATAAGTGAATTCCAACACGATTCACTGGTATACCTTGATTTGAGCAATAACCACTTGCATGGTACAATCCCAAGTTCAATTTTCAAACAAGAGAACTTGGAAGCCCTCATTCTTGTGTCCATTAGTAAATTGACTGGTGagatttcttcttctatttgcaAGCTGAGATTCCTTGAGGTCCTGGACTTGTCTAACAACAGCTTGAGTGGTTCTATACCATTATGTTTGGGGAACTTCAGCAGCAAGCTCTCAGTATTGCATCTAGGCATGAACAATCTTCAAGGCACTATCCCTTCAACATTTTCAAAGGGTAATAGCTTGGAATATCTCGACCTCAATGGAAATGAATTAGAAGGGGAAATATCACCGTCTATCATCAACTGCACAATGTTGAAAGTTCTTAATCTTGGCAACAATAAGATTGAGGATACATTTCCTTATTTTCTAGAAACGCTTCCAGAGCTGCAAATTCTAATTCTAAAATCCAATAACCTCCAAGGTTTTGTGAAGGGTCCGACTGCAAATAATTCCTTCTCTAAATTATGGATTTTTGACATCTCTGACAATAATTTTAGTGGGCCGTTGCCAACAGGGTATTTCAATACTCTTGAAGCAATGATGACCTCAAATCAAAACATGATTTACCTTAACACGACAAATCACATTGTCTGTGTCCATTCCATAGAAATGACATGGAAAGGTGTAGAAATTAAGTTTCCGAAGATCCGAAGTACCATCAGGGTACTAGATTTGTCAAAGAACAGTTTTACCGGAGAGATTCCAAAGGTGATCGGAAAGCTTAAAGCACTACAACAACTCAACCTCTCTCATAATCGCCTTACAGGTCATATCCAATCATCATTGGGAAATTTGACCAATTTGGAATCATTAGACCTATCTTCAAATTTGCTTACCGGAAGGATTCCAATGCAGATGGCACATCTAACATTTCTTGCAACCCTAAACCTTTCACATAACCAGCTGGAGGGGCCCATACCAAGTGGAGAGCAATTCAACACCTTTGATGCAAGATCATTTGAAGGAAACTCGGGTTTATGTGGCTTTCAAGTACTAAAAAAATGCTACGGTGACGAGGCACCATCAT belongs to Populus nigra chromosome 18, ddPopNigr1.1, whole genome shotgun sequence and includes:
- the LOC133678421 gene encoding receptor-like protein 9DC3; translated protein: MGFSPLSLSQYLSFFLLLFHFHSTISSPLSSNYSSSSHLCVHRQSLSLLQFKQSFFIQNSSALSEYYCPHPFPKTESWKEGTDCCLWDGITCDLKTGHVTGLDLSCSMLYGTLHPNNSLFSLHHLQQLDLSFNDFNFSQISSRFGQFSSLTHLNLSGSDLAGQVPLEVSHLSKLVSLDLSRNYGLSLEPICFDKLVRNLTKLGELHLSWVNMSLVVPDSLMNLSSSLSSLKLKVCRLQRKLPSSMGRFKHLRYLDLGGNSLTGAIPYDFEQLTELVSLDLSGNGYLSLEPISFDKLVRNLTKLRELDLSSVDMSLLVPDSLMNLSSSLSSLKLIACRLQGKLPSSMGKFKHLQYLHLRGNNLTGSIPYDFEQLIELVSLDLSENYYLSPEPICFDKLVRNLTKLRELNLASVNMSLVAPNSLTNLSSSLSSLSLSNCGLQGKFPGNIFLLPNLEFLYLSQNKGLTGSFPSSNLSNVLSLLGLSNTRLSVYLENDLISNLKSLKYMSLCNCNITRSDLALLGNLTQLIFLDLSSNNLSGQIPSSLGNLLQLRYLLLGSNKFRGQVPDSLSNLVNLSYLDLSDNQLVGPIHSQLNTLSKLESLCLYSNLFNGTIPSFLFALPSLQSLNLHKNYFIGNISEFQHDSLVYLDLSNNHLHGTIPSSIFKQENLEALILVSISKLTGEISSSICKLRFLEVLDLSNNSLSGSIPLCLGNFSSKLSVLHLGMNNLQGTIPSTFSKGNSLEYLDLNGNELEGEISPSIINCTMLKVLNLGNNKIEDTFPYFLETLPELQILILKSNNLQGFVKGPTANNSFSKLWIFDISDNNFSGPLPTGYFNTLEAMMTSNQNMIYLNTTNHIVCVHSIEMTWKGVEIKFPKIRSTIRVLDLSKNSFTGEIPKVIGKLKALQQLNLSHNRLTGHIQSSLGNLTNLESLDLSSNLLTGRIPMQMAHLTFLATLNLSHNQLEGPIPSGEQFNTFDARSFEGNSGLCGFQVLKKCYGDEAPSLPPSSFNEGDDSTLFGEGFGWKAVTIGYGCGFVFGVATGYVVFRTKKPSWFLRMVEDKWNLKSKNTKKNSGRYGARRN